In Candidatus Hydrogenedentota bacterium, the genomic window CAAGCTTGACATATATGAATCTTTATTCTAGTGTAAAGAGTTAATACCGGCGGCGAAGCCGCATATCGGATCCAGCGACCGAATTGCTGGCGGGGCCTCAGTGCAGCAACGGGCGCCCCGTGAACCAGACATCGAGTCCAACCAAGGCAGGAGCATAGAATGGGAACGCTATCGGGAATCAATCAGTTCGTCTGGAAGGGCGTAGTGCGGGGCGCCATCGTCGTGGCGGGCACTTGCCTTGGCGTCGTGTCGGCCTGGGCCAATGAGACCCCCCCGGTAATCGATCAGGGTGACTCCCCCCTTCTCGTCACGATGGACGAGGACGGCGCACCGACGGCATTTGTGGCCCCGACGCTCAGCGCGGTTGATCCCCAAGCCGATCCCATCATCTGGACGGTGAGCGTGCCCGCGACCCATGGCACGGCGTCGGTGGGCGGGGTGGGTCCGTCTCCGCTCTCGTTCTCCTATGTGCCCGACTCGAATTACAACGGCGCGGACAGTTTCACCGTGCAGGCTTCCGACGGCACCCATTCCGATACGATTGTAATTGAAGTGACGATCAACGCGGTGAATGACGCGCCCGAGTTCGTGGGACAACTCGAATTCGCGGGAAAATGGGGCAGCACGGGGTCAGCCGACGGCCAGCTCTCCAATCCGCGCCTGATCGCGCTGGACAGCGCGGGCAACGTGTACGTTCCCGATGCGCAGAATCACCGGATACAGGTGTTTGATGCGGACGGGACCTTCCTCCGGAAGTGGGGTACTTCGGGCACGGGTGACGGGCAGCTCAATCAGCCTTCGGGCGTCGCGGTGGACGCGTCCGACAACGTGTACGTGGCGGACTATCAAAACCACCGGATCCAGAAGTTCACTTCCGGCGGAAGTTACCTGCTCCAGTGGGGCTCCCTGGGTTCGGCAGACGGACAGTTGAGCAGCCCAATCGGCATCGCCGTTGGCCCCTCGGGGCAAGTGTACGTTGCCGACAGTGGGAACGACCGAATCCAGGAGTTTGATGCCAGCGGGAACTTCGTAAGGAAATGGGGGGCCGACGGCACTGCCGATGGCGAGTTCCAAACTATTTTTGGAATTGCCGTCGATTCCCTGGGGAACGTGTACGTGCCCGATATTAGTCGTAGCGACCTGCAGGTCTTTGATGCGAACGGAACTTTTCTGCGCAAGTGGGGCCAGTCGGGTTCGGGTGACGGTGATTTTTCCGCCCCGTGGGGTGTCGCGGCGGACTCGGATGACCGAATTTATGTCGCGGAGTCTGGAAACAGGCGCGTGCAAATTTTCGAGTCGGACGGGACCTTCGTCCAGAAATTTGGGAGCTCCGGCAGCGGCGACGGGCAATTCACTACCCCTTTTGCCATCGCTGTTGCATCGACGGGCCGGATCTATGTTGGCGATCACAGCGGCAATCGCATTCAATATTTCGATACCTCGACTATCGGCGCGTCTGTCGCGGTATCCATGTCGGAGGACGGGAACCCGACGCCGTTTGCCTTGACCCTCAACGCGCTGGATGTCGATGCCGATACAATCACCTGGGCGATATCGAGCGACGCCACGAATGGCGTCGCGGCGGTATCCGGCACGGGCACGGAGAAGACAGTCGCCTACACGCCCATTGGCAATTTCAACGGCGTGGACAGTTTTGATGTGCAAATCAGCGATGGCCTGCTCACGGATACGGTTACGGTAAACGTAACCGTCGATCCGCAACAGGATCCGGTCGTCATTGACCAGGGCGCCGGCCCGCTGACGGTGACGATGGACGAGGACGGTGTGCCAACCGCCTTTGTCGCGCCCACGGTGTCGGCGACGGATGTCGACACGGTTGACACGCTGACGTGGTCCGTCAGTTCCCCCGCGTCCCACGGCACGGCGACGGTGAGCGGCACGGGCGTTTCACCTTCCACATTTACCTACGCGCCCGATGCGAACTTCAACGGCTCGGATGCGTTTACGGTTGAAGTGAGCGACGGCACGGATGCGGACACCATAGTTGTTGAAGTGACGATCGGCCCGGAAAACGACGCGCCGGAATTTCTGGGCGCCATCGGCTTCGATATCCGCTGGGGCGCGCCAGGTACTGGAAACGGCGAGTTGAACGAGCCAGCCCAACTCGCGGTGGACGCCTCGAACAACGTCTATGTCGCCGACTCGGCCAACCATCGCGTGGTGGTCTTCGACGCGAATGGGAATTTCTTGCGCACCTGGGGTTCCGTCGGCACGGCCGATGGACAGTTCACGAACCCAATGGGTATTGATGTGGACGCCGCCGGTTACGTCTACGTGGCGGAGAACTCGGGCAACCGCGTGCAGAAGTTCGACGCGAACGGCAATTTCGTTCTCAAGTTCGGCGAAGTGGGCACGGATCCGGATCAATTTCAGGGGCCGAGCGATATCGCGGTGGGTGCTTCGGGCCATATCTATGTGGCGGATATCAGTTACAGCCGAATTCAGAAATTCGACGCCACGGGCGCGCACGTGACCACCTGGGGCACCTTTGGAACGGGCGATGGCGAATTGCAGAACCCGAGCGCGATCACGCTGGACGGTGCCGAGAATGTGTATGTCACGGACCGATTGAACCACCGCGTCCAGGTATTCACGTCAACGGGCACTTTCGTGCGGGCTTTCGGCTCGAACGGAACGTTGAACGGTCAGTTCAGTTCGCCCTACGGAATCGATTTCGGTCCGGACGGGTTTCTCTATGTGTCGGACAGCAACAACCGTCGGGTGCAGGTGTTCACCACCACCGGCGAATTCGTGAGCACCTTCGGTTCTCAGGGTACCGCGGACGGCCAGTTCAGCTATCCCTTCGGCATCGCCGTTGGCGGTAACGGAACGATCTTCATCGCCGATCTCGTCGGCGCCATGATCCACCGCTTCTCGCGCGCGGACGCATCGACTGTTAGCGTGACCATGGATGAAGACGGCACGCCGACGCCCTTCAGCCTCACCTTGAACGGTGTGGACGTGGATGCCGACACGATAAACTGGAGCATCGGCACCCAGGCGACTCACGGCGAAGCGTCCGTCAGCGGCACGGGCGCCAGCCAGCCGGTAAGCTATACGCCGGACGCGGACTACAACGGTTCGGATAGCTTCGTGGTGTCCATTTCCGACGGTAATGGCGGTACGGATACGCTTACGGTCAACGTGACGGTCACTCCGCAACAGGACACACCGGTTATTTCCCCAGACCCGGTCAATGTGACGATGGACGAAGACGGTTCGCCGATGGCCTGGGCACCTCCCGCGGTGTCGGCGATGGACGCGGACGGCGACGAAATCACCTGGACGCTGGACTTCGATCCCCAGTACGGCACGGCGACGGTAAGCGGC contains:
- a CDS encoding tandem-95 repeat protein; the encoded protein is MGTLSGINQFVWKGVVRGAIVVAGTCLGVVSAWANETPPVIDQGDSPLLVTMDEDGAPTAFVAPTLSAVDPQADPIIWTVSVPATHGTASVGGVGPSPLSFSYVPDSNYNGADSFTVQASDGTHSDTIVIEVTINAVNDAPEFVGQLEFAGKWGSTGSADGQLSNPRLIALDSAGNVYVPDAQNHRIQVFDADGTFLRKWGTSGTGDGQLNQPSGVAVDASDNVYVADYQNHRIQKFTSGGSYLLQWGSLGSADGQLSSPIGIAVGPSGQVYVADSGNDRIQEFDASGNFVRKWGADGTADGEFQTIFGIAVDSLGNVYVPDISRSDLQVFDANGTFLRKWGQSGSGDGDFSAPWGVAADSDDRIYVAESGNRRVQIFESDGTFVQKFGSSGSGDGQFTTPFAIAVASTGRIYVGDHSGNRIQYFDTSTIGASVAVSMSEDGNPTPFALTLNALDVDADTITWAISSDATNGVAAVSGTGTEKTVAYTPIGNFNGVDSFDVQISDGLLTDTVTVNVTVDPQQDPVVIDQGAGPLTVTMDEDGVPTAFVAPTVSATDVDTVDTLTWSVSSPASHGTATVSGTGVSPSTFTYAPDANFNGSDAFTVEVSDGTDADTIVVEVTIGPENDAPEFLGAIGFDIRWGAPGTGNGELNEPAQLAVDASNNVYVADSANHRVVVFDANGNFLRTWGSVGTADGQFTNPMGIDVDAAGYVYVAENSGNRVQKFDANGNFVLKFGEVGTDPDQFQGPSDIAVGASGHIYVADISYSRIQKFDATGAHVTTWGTFGTGDGELQNPSAITLDGAENVYVTDRLNHRVQVFTSTGTFVRAFGSNGTLNGQFSSPYGIDFGPDGFLYVSDSNNRRVQVFTTTGEFVSTFGSQGTADGQFSYPFGIAVGGNGTIFIADLVGAMIHRFSRADASTVSVTMDEDGTPTPFSLTLNGVDVDADTINWSIGTQATHGEASVSGTGASQPVSYTPDADYNGSDSFVVSISDGNGGTDTLTVNVTVTPQQDTPVISPDPVNVTMDEDGSPMAWAPPAVSAMDADGDEITWTLDFDPQYGTATVSGTGASPEVLDYVPDSDSAGTDIFGIRASDGNGNHDTVYVVVTVTPQNDAPVIDQGDGPLTVTMDEEGTPTAWAAPTLSAADIDGPTNSPGSNEQGDPTPQDPVGDELSWSVLTQASHGTATVSGDGASPLTFDYVPEGNFFGSDSFVVQVSDGNGGTDTIQIDVTVNNTHDAPVIEQADPLAVTMDEDGAPIAWDAPTVMAQNPDSVALSWSVLTPATNGVATVSGGVLSPSVFDYAPNANFNGSDSFVIQVSDGDGGTDEITVNVTINPVNDAPAITQTGPITVTMDEDGTPVAFVAPAVDATDADGDPITWSLAVSASNGVATADGEGASPTELTYTPAANFNGSDSFTLEASDGEASSQIAVQVTVTAHNDGPVLALNSGVTVDEGGVATLDAGMLETSDVDDGASDLTYTVTAAPANGVLALISEPETSVTTFTQADLNAAQLIYTHNGGETTSDSFAFSAADGGEDGAVPVSGVFEISVTPVNDAPVLDAIGDREVAEGATITFGVSASDPEGDTLTFDAAALPSGASFDQETATFTWTPAFDQSGVYAGVLFRVTDDGEGPLTDTETISITVGDVNRPPALDELSNQEVPEGATLAFTVSAIDPDGDGLSFGAANLPEGASFDPETATFTWTPGFEDAGVYADVIFTVTDDGAPAEGDSQSITITVGDVNRMPELAAIGNRQVDEGGALTFLVTASDADGDTLVFGAENLPDGATFDTETQTFQWNPAFSDGGSHEVTFTVTDDGEPARGDSETITITVGDVNRAPALNPVGNREVTEGDALQIVLTGSDPDGDTLAFGVEHLPEGAQFDSETRTLNWATVTGDAGTYTVTFVLTDSGTPPLSDDEAITVTVVAGAGEGEGEGEGEGEGEGEGEGEGEGEGEGEGEGEGEGEGEGEGEGEGEGEGEGEGEGEGEGNLATSLLENFMRADANNDGLISREESALLFPELTTSQFDALDLDGDGFLSRNEIRQSQPGGCYGPGAQAELFIAALGVFLLNCFETLLRLPGQILEVLYGGATRNE